Part of the Mycolicibacterium mengxianglii genome is shown below.
ACCCATCCGGCGCTGGCCAACTCGAGCGGGTTGGCGTTGCCCTACGTGACCGTCGGGATCCGGGCCACCCTCAAGAACTAGTGGCCCGGCGGGCGGCGTCCAGCTCATTGAGCAGAAGGCCGAAACCGTTGGCGCGCATACTGACCCGCAGCGGTGGACTGGGGTCGTGATAGTCGAGCCAGTGCCGCAGCACCGACTGCTGCTGGTGTGCCGACTGCGCCTCGATGTGCAGGAGATGCAGCAGACGCGGCAGAGTGTTCGGCGGACCCGGTTCGCCCGCCGCAGTTATTGCCAGTAATGCCCCCATGGAGGCATTTTACGGACGTGCGGGGACCCGCGGTGGCGGATTTGACGTCCGAATCCTCAGCTGGTGCCGAGCGGGTCGATGGTCCAGGCGATGTAGATGACTGCCGCGCTGACGGCGGAGGTGGTGACCAGGTCGATGCCCTTGGTGCGCACGGCCAGCAGCCCCGCCCGGTCATCGGGCAGCGTGAGCCGCAGTCCTGCCGCGACTCCCACGGCGATGCCGAGCAGCAGCGCGCCGCGGCGCCAGAAGCCGGCGGCTACCAGGACGAAGGCCGCGACGAAGATCAGCCCGACCACCAGGATCGGCCACTGAGCGCGTAACGCGGACCGCAGCGTCACCGCGCTTCTTCTGCCCGTTCCACCACATTCGTCAGCAGAAAGGCCCGGGTCAGCGGGCCGACGCCACCAGGGTTGGGCGAGACGTGGCCGGCCACCTCCCACACGTCGGGGTGCACATCCCCGGTCAGCTTGCCGTCGACCCGGCTCACCCCGACATCCACCACGGCCGCACCCGGCTTGACCATGTCGGCGGTCACCATGTGCGGCACACCGACGGCGGCGACGATGATGTCGGCCTGCCGGGTCAGCGTGGGAAGGTCACGGGTTCCGGTGTGGCACAACGTGACCGTCGCGTTCTCGGAGCGACGGGTGAGCAGCAGTCCCAGCGGGCGCCCGACGGTCACGCCGCGGCCGATCACCACCACGTGCGCCCCGGCGATGGGAACTTCGAAGCGTCGCAGCAGTGCCACGATGCCGCGCGGCGTGCACGGCAGCGGTGCCGGTTCGTTGAGCACCAGCCGGCCGAGGTTGGTGGGGTGCAAGCCGTCGGCGTCCTTGTCCGGGTCGACGCGCTCGAGTGCGGCGTTCTCGTCCAACTGCTTCGGCAGTGGCAGCTGCACGATGTAACCGGTGCAGTCGGGATTGGCGTTGAGCTCGTCGATGGTCTCGTCGAGCTTGGCCTGGCTGATGTCGGCGGGCAGGTCGCGCCGAATCGAAGTGATGCCGACCTTGGCGCAATCAGCGTGCTTGCCCCGCACGTAGGCCTGTGAGCCGGGGTCGTCGCCCACCAGGATCGTGCCCAGGCCCGGCGTACGCCCGGCCGCGGTCAATGCCGTCACCCGTTCCTTGAGGTCGACGAAAATCTCGTCGCGCGTCGCCTTGCCGTCCAGAACCGTTGCAGCCACCCGGCCATTGTTCCATCCGCGCGCAAACAACTCGTTGACACCACCGCCCGCAACGTGTTGAGGTTCGAAGTATGAACACCAGCCCAGATGTGTTCAGTCCCGCGAAGCTCGGGCCTTTGACGTTGCGCAACCGCATCATCAAGGCGGCGACCTTCGAGGCCGCGACCCCTGACGCCGTGGTGACTGACGACCTGATCAACTACCACCGCCGCCCCGCCGCCGGCGGAATCGGCATGACCACGGTCGCCTACTGCGCGGTCGCCCCGGGCGGGCGCACCGACGGCTGGCAGATCTGGATGCGCCCCGAAGCGGTCCCGGGCCTGCGCAGGCTCACCGACGCGATCCACGCCGAGGGCGCGGCCGTCAGCGCGCAGATCGGCCATGCCGGCCCCGTCGCCAACTCCCGCACCAACAAGGCCAAGGCGCTGGCGCCGGTGCGGTTCTTCAACCCGCTGTCGATGCGCTTCGCCAAAAAGGCCAGCCGCGAGGACATCGCCGAGGTCACCGCGGCGCACGCCAACGCGGCGCGGCTGGCGATCGACTCCGGATTCGACGCCGTCGAGGTCCACCTGGGCCACAACTACCTGGCCAGCTCATTCCTGAGCCCGCTGATCAACAAGCGCAAAGACGAATACGGCGGATCGCTGGAGAACCGGGCCAAGGTCGCACGCGGCGTGGTGCGGGCTGTCCGGGATGCCGTCGACAAGCACGGGGCGAAACAGATCGCGGTGACCGCGAAGCTCAACATGACCGACGGGATACGTGCGGGGATCCCCATCGAGGAGTCGTTGCAGACCGCCAAGTGGCTCGAGGAGGACGGCGGCCTCGACGCCCTGGAGCTCACTGCCGGCAGCTCGCTGGTGAACCCGCTGTACCTGTTCCACGGCGACGCGCCCGTCAAGGAGTTCGCCAGTGCGTTCAAGCCGCCGCTGAGCTGGGGCATCCGGATGACCGGCAAAAAGTTCTTCCGCGAATACCCCTACCGGGAGGCGTTCCTGCTGGACAAGGCCAGGCAGTTCCGGGCCGAACTCACCATGCCGCTGATCCTGCTGGGCGGCATCACCAACCGCGAGACCATGGATCTGGCGATGGCCGAGGGCTTCGAATTCGTGGCGATGGGCCGGGCACTGCTGGCAGAACCCGATCTGATCAACCGGATCAGAGACGAGGACGAAGTGGGCTCGGTGCGGTCGTTGTGCACCCACTGCAACAAGTGCATGGCGACGATCTACAGCCACACGCACTGCGTGTTGACGGGGGCACCGGACCGCTGAGGTCGGGCCCCGCCTGGCACCTGGCGGGTATTCCATTGCCCCCAACCGCGCGTCGTCGTAGGCCTCCACGAACCCCTTACCGTTAGAGTTGTCGCGATGTCACGACCAGTCGCCCCCGCACTGACCGTTCGGCACGACGGGTCTTCGCGAACCTTCGCCGCGGGCAATGATGTTGTTGTCGGCCGGGATCTGCGCGCAGACGTACGTATCGCGCATCCCCTGATCTCGCGTGCGCATCTGGTGCTGCGGTTCGATCACGGCCGCTGGCTGGCGATCGACAACGGTTCGCTCAACGGCATGTTCGTCAACAACCGCCGGGTGTCCAACGTCGAACTGCACGACGGGACGACGTTGAACATCGGCAACCCGGACGGGCCGCGGTTGGAGTTCGAGGTGGGCCGGCACACCGGTTCGGTCGGGATGCCACCGCAGACAGCCGCGGTTCCGGCGGCCTCGCGAACCGGCACGAGTCCGTCGCCGTATCAGCCGCAATACCCCACCGGCGGCTCCTGGGCCGGAATGCCGGCGCCGGCGCCCCGGCCGTCCGGCTACCAGGGCCCACCTCCGCACTACCCGACGGGCGCGCGGCCCCAGGCGCCATACCCTCCGTCCAGCCAACCGCCGAGCACCTCGCAGCCGACGGCGCGGCCACCGGCGTCCGGAGCGATGCCGACCCAGATGGGGCCCACGGCGATCCCGCCGAAGTCCTCTGACGGGTCGAACCTGGCGACCAGCATGCTGAAGATCC
Proteins encoded:
- a CDS encoding DUF3017 domain-containing protein, translated to MTLRSALRAQWPILVVGLIFVAAFVLVAAGFWRRGALLLGIAVGVAAGLRLTLPDDRAGLLAVRTKGIDLVTTSAVSAAVIYIAWTIDPLGTS
- a CDS encoding bifunctional methylenetetrahydrofolate dehydrogenase/methenyltetrahydrofolate cyclohydrolase codes for the protein MAATVLDGKATRDEIFVDLKERVTALTAAGRTPGLGTILVGDDPGSQAYVRGKHADCAKVGITSIRRDLPADISQAKLDETIDELNANPDCTGYIVQLPLPKQLDENAALERVDPDKDADGLHPTNLGRLVLNEPAPLPCTPRGIVALLRRFEVPIAGAHVVVIGRGVTVGRPLGLLLTRRSENATVTLCHTGTRDLPTLTRQADIIVAAVGVPHMVTADMVKPGAAVVDVGVSRVDGKLTGDVHPDVWEVAGHVSPNPGGVGPLTRAFLLTNVVERAEEAR
- a CDS encoding NADH:flavin oxidoreductase is translated as MNTSPDVFSPAKLGPLTLRNRIIKAATFEAATPDAVVTDDLINYHRRPAAGGIGMTTVAYCAVAPGGRTDGWQIWMRPEAVPGLRRLTDAIHAEGAAVSAQIGHAGPVANSRTNKAKALAPVRFFNPLSMRFAKKASREDIAEVTAAHANAARLAIDSGFDAVEVHLGHNYLASSFLSPLINKRKDEYGGSLENRAKVARGVVRAVRDAVDKHGAKQIAVTAKLNMTDGIRAGIPIEESLQTAKWLEEDGGLDALELTAGSSLVNPLYLFHGDAPVKEFASAFKPPLSWGIRMTGKKFFREYPYREAFLLDKARQFRAELTMPLILLGGITNRETMDLAMAEGFEFVAMGRALLAEPDLINRIRDEDEVGSVRSLCTHCNKCMATIYSHTHCVLTGAPDR